A genomic window from Lasioglossum baleicum chromosome 7, iyLasBale1, whole genome shotgun sequence includes:
- the LOC143210759 gene encoding uncharacterized protein LOC143210759, whose product MCHSHSTVPALSHSSQASQAPSTDQRDCPPQIKTETSTHEDSTEQLGGLAAAYFEKPETESDIVAKGWALKLNRLPQDQRRFAEKIINDTLFEAELGNLTRHGVHFLSSTCIGNHCCQK is encoded by the exons ATGTGTCACAGTCACAGTACGGTTCCTGCTTTG AGTCATTCAAGTCAAGCATCGCAGGCACCGTCTACAGACCAGCGAGACTGTCCCCCCCAAATCAAGACAGAAACATCTACTCACGAGGACTCAACAGAACAACTTGGCGGTTTAGCTGCAGCATACTTCGAAAAGCCTGAAACTGAATCAGACATAGTAGCAAAAGGATGGGCTTTAAAGTTGAACAGATTGCCTCAAGACCAAAGACGATTTGCAGAGAAAATAATAAACGACACCTTGTTTGAAGCAGAACTGGGAAATTTAACAAGACACGGAGTGCATTTCCTATCTTCTACTTGTATTGGAAACCATTGCTGTCAAAAATAA